The Brevibacillus brevis genome contains a region encoding:
- a CDS encoding metallophosphoesterase: MLIQTQVHTIFMLVGPTECGKTTFAQEVLMPRLSFEDEQKNVKANVQYISSDSIRQELLGHDYDKYDQVMLEASEQAFQLLFEKLRLVTSFPINAEFVVVDTTGLAEDFRSKVREIAAENNYRLEVILFDYRNREDYYASERSKKLITNHILRLKQEVLRALSKEGYHNIHRIRHKDFYSLADGAANPRYEVVIENKEAYLATILPKDQTYIIIGDIHECVRELKGLLQNYGFKLEENRLISTDKVQHTKIIVAGDWIDKGAQTREIIEFLYENQQHFLFVRGNHENFVYKYLRKELKGVDPQLLDTYFDSTHVLEKDAELTEMFNHLYALAQPFYRSNALTGPSYYVTHAPCKKKYIGKLDANSMRRQRNFRIDRTASLEEQLAFLTVEAVSNHPYHIFGHIAAQKTFRLKNKLHLDTGCVHGNALTSVVISHKPFFKSFQSEHRVMTEELPILFHEEKQVSMGDLEEEELRRLRYCSQNKVNFISGTMPPADKDEATQELESLNAGLDYFANRGIHQVVLQPKYMGSRCNLYLHHDRDKCFAISRNGYAINQVDLTPIYDKLYARFREYMEQNEIAMLILDGELLPWSAIGKGLIEKQFKPIESALRSEFAFLQENGFEEALHQLIRNYDESGFEKDQFHLPKSALTEKFGSSLYQNYKYLREIKESYVSVDKHVEAYHIYQKQLELYAGEGELAYKPFTILKAVYLNGDEQLPDWKTSEMYHFVNDDHFLAIDLSEPNAYEQAARYFSTITLENKMEGIVIKPEFIHQKVVPAMKVRNPEYLSIIYGYDYRFPHKYRKLFKQKNIAQKLKTSMQEHRLGERMLGFKFDDISPENTEYQKVVATMLFEVAKEKEIDPRL, encoded by the coding sequence ATGCTGATACAGACACAGGTTCACACGATTTTTATGCTCGTCGGTCCCACCGAATGTGGGAAAACGACTTTTGCCCAGGAAGTACTCATGCCGAGGCTTTCTTTTGAAGATGAACAAAAAAATGTAAAAGCAAATGTCCAATACATTTCCTCGGACAGCATTCGCCAGGAGCTGCTGGGCCATGATTACGACAAGTACGATCAGGTGATGCTGGAAGCCAGCGAACAGGCATTTCAGCTCCTGTTTGAAAAGCTGCGCTTGGTGACTTCGTTTCCGATCAACGCCGAATTCGTGGTCGTCGATACTACAGGGCTAGCAGAAGACTTCCGCTCGAAGGTCCGCGAAATTGCAGCAGAGAACAATTACCGCCTGGAAGTGATCCTCTTTGATTATCGCAATCGGGAAGATTACTACGCATCCGAGCGGTCAAAAAAACTGATTACGAACCATATTCTCCGGTTGAAGCAAGAAGTGCTCCGGGCGTTATCCAAAGAAGGATACCACAACATTCACCGGATACGGCACAAAGATTTTTACTCACTAGCAGATGGGGCGGCAAATCCTCGTTATGAGGTCGTGATCGAAAATAAGGAAGCCTATCTGGCTACGATCCTTCCCAAAGATCAAACATACATCATCATCGGAGACATTCACGAATGCGTCCGCGAATTAAAAGGTCTCCTGCAAAACTACGGATTCAAGCTTGAGGAAAATCGTCTCATCTCGACTGACAAGGTGCAGCATACCAAAATCATCGTAGCAGGGGACTGGATCGACAAAGGAGCGCAAACCAGGGAGATCATCGAGTTTCTATACGAGAATCAACAGCATTTCTTGTTTGTTCGAGGGAATCACGAAAATTTTGTCTACAAGTACTTGCGCAAGGAACTAAAAGGAGTAGACCCGCAGCTACTGGATACTTATTTTGATTCCACACACGTCCTGGAAAAAGACGCTGAATTAACAGAGATGTTCAATCACCTGTATGCGCTGGCTCAGCCGTTTTATCGATCTAACGCACTGACTGGCCCGTCCTATTATGTAACACACGCTCCCTGCAAAAAGAAGTATATTGGGAAGCTTGATGCGAATTCGATGCGGCGCCAACGCAATTTTCGGATAGACCGAACAGCTTCATTGGAAGAGCAACTCGCATTTTTAACGGTTGAAGCGGTCAGTAACCATCCATACCATATTTTTGGACATATCGCGGCACAAAAAACGTTTCGCTTAAAGAACAAGCTCCATCTCGATACCGGCTGTGTGCACGGAAATGCTTTGACCTCTGTCGTGATCTCACACAAGCCGTTTTTCAAGTCGTTTCAGTCTGAGCATCGGGTAATGACAGAGGAGCTGCCGATCTTGTTCCATGAAGAAAAACAAGTATCCATGGGAGATTTGGAAGAGGAAGAACTCCGTCGACTCCGTTACTGCTCGCAAAATAAGGTCAATTTTATTTCTGGAACGATGCCTCCGGCGGATAAGGATGAGGCGACTCAGGAACTGGAGTCGTTGAATGCGGGGCTGGACTATTTCGCGAATCGAGGCATTCATCAAGTCGTGTTGCAGCCGAAGTACATGGGTTCGAGATGCAATCTCTATCTCCATCATGATCGCGACAAATGCTTTGCGATCAGCAGAAACGGTTATGCCATCAATCAGGTTGATTTGACACCGATTTATGACAAGCTATATGCAAGATTTCGCGAATACATGGAGCAGAATGAAATCGCGATGCTCATCTTGGATGGCGAATTGTTGCCGTGGAGTGCAATAGGGAAGGGCTTGATCGAAAAGCAGTTCAAACCAATTGAATCCGCGTTGCGGAGTGAATTTGCATTTTTGCAGGAAAATGGTTTTGAAGAGGCGCTTCACCAGCTCATTCGCAACTATGACGAGAGCGGCTTCGAAAAAGACCAGTTCCACCTACCAAAGAGTGCCCTCACGGAAAAATTCGGCTCGAGCTTGTATCAAAACTATAAGTACTTGCGAGAAATCAAAGAGAGTTACGTTTCTGTCGACAAGCATGTGGAGGCCTATCACATTTACCAAAAACAGCTTGAGCTCTATGCAGGAGAAGGGGAGCTTGCCTACAAGCCTTTTACTATTCTAAAAGCCGTCTATTTGAATGGGGACGAGCAATTGCCCGATTGGAAAACATCCGAGATGTATCACTTCGTAAATGACGATCATTTTCTTGCCATCGATTTGTCTGAGCCGAATGCGTATGAACAAGCGGCTCGTTACTTTTCCACGATCACACTGGAAAACAAGATGGAAGGCATCGTGATCAAGCCAGAGTTCATCCATCAGAAGGTCGTGCCTGCCATGAAGGTACGCAATCCGGAGTACTTGTCGATTATTTATGGCTACGACTATCGTTTCCCACACAAGTACCGCAAGCTTTTCAAGCAGAAAAATATTGCGCAAAAGCTCAAGACTTCGATGCAGGAGCACAGGCTGGGTGAGCGGATGCTTGGTTTCAAATTCGATGACATTTCTCCAGAAAATACGGAGTATCAAAAAGTAGTCGCAACGATGCTCTTTGAAGTGGCGAAGGAAAAAGAAATCGATCCGCGCTTGTAA
- a CDS encoding glutaminase, with protein sequence MGGQALIQQVLLVDELQQWVEQYRSKASEGKCASYIPALYRTDPNQLGICIIEPTGKMHTAGDWDVPFTMQSISKVISFIAACCYHGIPYVLDRVDVEPTGDAFNSIIRLEMNKPGKPFNPMINAGAITTSSLLPGQTPDHKLRYLYAFFSKITGVTPMVNEEVFLSEWENSHRNRALAHYLKDTGYLACEVEEALEVYLTQCSIEVTTEQIALIGLLLALDGYHPMRNEQVLPKDVVRLAKALMLTCGMYDASGKFAANVGLPAKSGVSGGIMTLVPPNRKPHSPFQDGCGIGIFGPSIDGCGNSVAGVSLLKHMAQEWDVTIF encoded by the coding sequence TTGGGGGGACAGGCGTTGATTCAACAGGTTTTACTCGTGGATGAATTACAGCAATGGGTGGAACAATATCGTTCCAAGGCATCTGAAGGAAAATGTGCCAGTTATATCCCTGCTTTGTACAGAACAGATCCGAATCAGTTAGGCATTTGTATCATCGAGCCTACAGGAAAAATGCACACGGCGGGTGACTGGGATGTCCCTTTCACAATGCAAAGTATTTCCAAAGTAATCAGTTTTATTGCTGCTTGCTGCTACCATGGTATCCCTTACGTGTTGGATCGGGTAGATGTAGAACCGACTGGAGATGCATTCAATTCCATTATCCGTCTGGAAATGAACAAGCCAGGTAAGCCTTTTAATCCGATGATCAATGCGGGAGCGATTACGACCTCTTCACTTCTCCCTGGTCAAACACCGGATCATAAACTGCGCTACTTGTATGCATTTTTCAGTAAAATTACTGGTGTTACGCCAATGGTGAACGAGGAAGTGTTTCTTTCCGAATGGGAAAACTCTCACAGAAACCGGGCACTCGCCCATTATTTAAAGGATACGGGCTATCTGGCCTGTGAAGTGGAAGAGGCATTGGAGGTTTATCTCACCCAATGCTCGATTGAGGTAACCACCGAACAAATCGCCTTGATCGGTCTCCTTTTGGCACTCGATGGCTACCATCCGATGCGCAACGAACAGGTTCTCCCGAAAGATGTCGTCCGTTTAGCCAAAGCACTGATGCTCACCTGCGGCATGTACGATGCATCGGGCAAATTCGCCGCGAATGTTGGCTTGCCAGCAAAAAGTGGCGTCTCTGGCGGAATCATGACACTGGTTCCTCCTAACCGCAAACCACATTCACCGTTTCAAGATGGCTGTGGAATCGGTATTTTTGGTCCTTCCATTGATGGTTGTGGAAACAGTGTAGCGGGCGTTTCTTTGTTAAAACATATGGCTCAGGAATGGGATGTAACGATTTTTTAG
- a CDS encoding alanine/glycine:cation symporter family protein, with protein MQQFLLDVTASINDFLWSYIIIVMLIALGLFFTFRGKFLQVRMLPDMIRSIKEGRAKDDGGISPFQAFAISMAARVGTGNITGIAIAIALGGPGAVFWMWVIAIIGSASSFVESTLAQIYKIKDKNGFRGGPAYYMEKGLNKRWMGALFAILITLSFGLVFNAVQSNTITIAFENSFGTDRLILGIIMTIAFAAIIFGGVKRIAKMSEYIVIVLAVLYIGMALFIVMMNISEMPALIALIVKNAFGFEQFAGGTLGAALMHGIKRGLFSNEAGMGSAPNAAATATTSHPVKQGLIQAFGVLFDTLVICTSTAFIILLSGAYTQQGLSGIELSQAALSIHIGSWASGFLAIMVFLFAFSTLIGNYYYGETNIEFLKTSKAWLLLYRLSVLAMVLFGSVAKVQLVWDLADLFMGFMVIVNLIAIAMLSKIAYAALHDYLVQKKAGKDPVFYKDSIEGLDNIEAWDATPSSNK; from the coding sequence ATGCAACAATTCCTACTGGATGTAACAGCTTCCATAAACGATTTTTTGTGGTCCTATATTATCATTGTCATGCTAATCGCGTTAGGCTTGTTCTTTACCTTCCGTGGTAAATTTTTGCAAGTACGTATGTTGCCGGACATGATCCGTTCCATTAAAGAAGGAAGAGCGAAAGACGATGGAGGCATCTCCCCTTTCCAAGCTTTCGCTATTAGTATGGCCGCTCGTGTCGGCACAGGGAACATTACGGGGATTGCCATTGCGATCGCATTAGGTGGTCCTGGCGCCGTTTTCTGGATGTGGGTCATTGCGATTATCGGTTCGGCATCCAGTTTTGTTGAGAGTACGCTCGCTCAGATTTATAAAATCAAGGATAAGAACGGTTTTCGTGGCGGTCCGGCTTATTACATGGAAAAAGGGCTGAACAAACGTTGGATGGGCGCCTTGTTTGCTATCCTTATCACCCTATCGTTTGGTCTCGTATTTAATGCCGTGCAATCCAACACGATTACGATTGCTTTTGAAAATTCGTTTGGGACAGATCGTTTGATACTTGGTATCATCATGACGATCGCATTTGCAGCTATCATCTTTGGTGGTGTGAAACGCATTGCGAAAATGTCTGAGTACATCGTAATTGTATTAGCTGTATTGTACATCGGAATGGCCCTGTTTATTGTGATGATGAACATTTCCGAGATGCCTGCATTGATCGCGTTGATCGTGAAAAACGCGTTTGGGTTCGAGCAATTCGCTGGTGGTACCCTGGGTGCAGCCCTGATGCACGGCATCAAGCGTGGATTGTTCTCGAACGAAGCTGGTATGGGTAGTGCGCCAAATGCTGCGGCTACAGCAACGACAAGCCATCCAGTGAAGCAAGGTCTGATTCAAGCATTCGGTGTTCTATTCGATACCCTCGTGATTTGTACAAGCACAGCTTTCATCATTTTGCTGTCCGGCGCCTACACGCAACAAGGATTGAGTGGCATTGAGCTGTCCCAAGCAGCACTGAGCATTCATATCGGTTCTTGGGCTTCTGGCTTCCTTGCCATTATGGTGTTCCTGTTCGCCTTCAGTACATTAATCGGGAACTACTATTACGGCGAGACCAACATCGAGTTTTTAAAGACAAGCAAAGCATGGCTATTGCTGTATCGTTTAAGTGTACTCGCTATGGTGTTGTTCGGATCAGTGGCAAAGGTACAGCTCGTATGGGATTTGGCCGATTTGTTCATGGGCTTCATGGTCATTGTCAACCTGATTGCGATTGCCATGTTATCGAAAATCGCGTATGCTGCGCTACATGATTATTTGGTACAGAAAAAAGCAGGAAAAGATCCTGTGTTCTACAAGGACAGTATTGAAGGTCTCGATAATATTGAAGCCTGGGATGCTACTCCTTCCTCCAACAAATAG